Proteins encoded in a region of the Corynebacterium genitalium ATCC 33030 genome:
- the disA gene encoding DNA integrity scanning diadenylate cyclase DisA, with translation MTSMRETLLRLAPGTELRDGLERIKRGHTGALIVLGDGPDVTPICDGGIEFDVPFSPTLLRELSKMDGAVLLSEDGTRITRANVQLVPSPTFPTSETGTRHRAAERTALHTGTPVVSVSASMNIVTVYAAGKRHVIEEPGVMMTRARQAIATVEQYRSRVDKANQRLAVAEMNRYAAVEDVLHLLQRQLLLQRAARDVDDQIIELGTDARQLRLQLSELRGTIDDDIEMLVCDYIVTDGVPHAELIDGALRDLENLPDSDLLTSAALARLLGLPATEENLVESVTPRGYRVLSRIPRVQKFLIDHIVEEFGDLDAIRAAEPEQLAVAEHVSPLWARHITEGLRRLS, from the coding sequence ATGACCAGCATGCGCGAAACTCTCCTGCGTCTCGCCCCGGGCACTGAGCTGCGCGACGGACTTGAGCGCATCAAGCGCGGCCACACGGGCGCGCTCATCGTGCTTGGCGACGGCCCCGACGTCACCCCCATCTGCGACGGCGGCATCGAGTTCGACGTGCCGTTCTCTCCGACGCTGCTGCGCGAGCTGTCCAAGATGGACGGCGCGGTCCTTCTGTCCGAGGACGGCACCCGCATCACGCGGGCGAACGTGCAGCTTGTGCCGTCGCCGACGTTCCCAACATCCGAGACCGGCACGCGCCACCGCGCGGCTGAACGCACTGCGCTGCACACGGGCACGCCGGTGGTGTCGGTGTCGGCGTCGATGAATATTGTCACCGTTTACGCCGCCGGGAAACGCCACGTCATCGAGGAGCCCGGTGTGATGATGACGCGTGCGCGGCAGGCGATTGCGACAGTGGAGCAGTACCGTTCGCGCGTCGATAAGGCGAACCAGCGCCTCGCGGTGGCCGAGATGAACCGCTACGCCGCTGTCGAAGACGTGCTGCATCTGCTGCAACGCCAGCTGCTGCTGCAGCGCGCCGCCCGCGATGTCGACGACCAGATCATTGAGCTGGGCACCGACGCCCGCCAGCTGCGCCTCCAGCTCAGCGAACTGCGCGGCACAATCGACGATGACATTGAGATGCTCGTGTGCGACTACATCGTCACCGACGGCGTTCCGCACGCCGAGCTTATCGACGGCGCCTTGCGCGACCTCGAGAACCTCCCCGACTCCGACCTACTCACCTCGGCGGCGCTGGCGCGCCTGCTCGGCCTGCCCGCAACGGAAGAGAATTTGGTCGAATCGGTCACCCCGCGCGGCTACCGCGTGCTGTCGCGTATCCCGCGGGTGCAGAAGTTCCTCATTGACCACATCGTGGAAGAGTTCGGCGACCTGGACGCCATCCGCGCAGCTGAACCGGAACAGCTCGCGGTGGCGGAGCACGTCTCGCCGCTGTGGGCGCGCCACATTACGGAGGGTCTGCGCCGACTTAGCTGA
- the radA gene encoding DNA repair protein RadA, giving the protein MAKKRTVYTCSECGYSSPKWLGRCPECGAWGTLAESAAPVSAASGAGSARPRVLTPSSAAQPITKVNATAAHRLSTGIGELDRVLGRGIVPGSVVLLSGEPGVGKSTLLLEVASKWASAGADGADGEPRTALYVTAEESASQVRGRAERTGALQDRLFLAAESNLDVLFGHVDQVKPDLLIVDSVQTMQAPGVEGVAGGVAQSRAVTAALTSLAKSTNLPILLVGHVTKDGNVAGPRVLEHLVDVVLNFEGDRQTSLRMLRGLKNRFGATDEVGCFEQTADGIREVPDPSGLFLSHRGQTPDGSAVTVAIDGVRPILAEVQALTVDPVNKSPRRVVTGLDYNRVPMVLAVLQARCGERTNDKDAYVATVGGVRITETATDLAVALATWSSLHNTPLPPRTVVIGEVGLAGELRRVPSLDRRLAEASRLGYENAIVPGGSKGPANQHGMRVAEVGSLKEAIGVVDKRMLG; this is encoded by the coding sequence TTGGCCAAGAAGCGCACCGTCTACACCTGCTCTGAGTGCGGCTATTCCTCCCCGAAGTGGCTCGGCCGCTGCCCGGAATGCGGCGCGTGGGGCACCCTCGCCGAATCAGCCGCCCCTGTTTCCGCGGCCTCCGGCGCAGGTTCGGCGCGCCCGCGAGTGTTGACGCCGTCGTCAGCGGCGCAACCCATCACCAAAGTCAACGCCACTGCGGCGCATCGCTTATCGACGGGCATCGGCGAGCTCGACCGCGTCCTCGGCCGCGGCATCGTCCCCGGATCGGTGGTCCTGCTCTCCGGCGAGCCGGGCGTGGGAAAGTCGACGCTGTTGCTGGAGGTGGCGTCGAAATGGGCTTCCGCCGGTGCCGACGGTGCCGACGGTGAACCGCGCACCGCGCTGTACGTGACCGCAGAAGAGTCCGCTTCCCAGGTCCGCGGCCGCGCTGAACGCACCGGAGCTCTGCAAGACCGCCTGTTCCTGGCGGCGGAATCGAACCTGGATGTCCTGTTCGGCCATGTCGACCAGGTCAAACCCGATCTGCTGATCGTGGACTCGGTCCAGACGATGCAGGCGCCCGGTGTGGAAGGCGTCGCTGGCGGTGTCGCTCAGTCGCGTGCGGTGACGGCAGCTCTGACGAGCCTGGCGAAGTCGACGAACCTGCCGATCCTGCTGGTCGGCCACGTCACTAAGGACGGCAACGTCGCTGGCCCGCGCGTGCTGGAGCACTTGGTCGACGTTGTCCTCAACTTCGAGGGTGACCGCCAGACGAGCCTGCGCATGCTGCGCGGGCTGAAGAACCGCTTCGGCGCGACCGATGAGGTCGGCTGCTTCGAGCAGACCGCCGACGGTATCCGCGAGGTTCCTGACCCGTCTGGATTGTTCCTCTCCCACCGCGGCCAGACCCCCGACGGTTCTGCGGTCACGGTGGCGATCGACGGCGTGCGTCCCATCCTCGCGGAGGTCCAGGCGCTCACCGTCGACCCGGTGAACAAGTCGCCACGCCGCGTGGTCACCGGCCTGGACTACAACCGCGTCCCCATGGTGCTCGCGGTCCTCCAGGCCCGCTGCGGGGAGCGCACCAATGACAAAGACGCCTACGTCGCCACGGTCGGCGGTGTCCGCATTACGGAGACGGCCACTGACCTCGCTGTCGCGCTGGCCACCTGGTCGAGTTTGCACAACACGCCGCTGCCGCCGCGCACCGTCGTCATCGGCGAGGTGGGCTTGGCCGGCGAGCTGCGCCGCGTGCCCTCCCTGGACCGTCGCCTGGCGGAGGCGTCTCGTCTCGGTTACGAGAACGCGATCGTCCCCGGCGGCTCCAAGGGTCCGGCGAACCAGCACGGGATGCGTGTGGCGGAGGTGGGGTCGCTGAAGGAGGCGATTGGTGTCGTCGATAAGCGTATGCTCGGGTGA
- a CDS encoding CarD family transcriptional regulator: protein MDFKVGEVVVYPHHGAARIADIEQREMGGETLDFLVLNILQSDLSVRVPVKNAELVGVRDVVNEDGLRKVFSVLRETDVEEAGNWSRRYKANQERLASGDINKVAEVVRDLWRRDQGRGLSAGEKRMLGKARQILVGELALAEPIDEAKADDMEKEIQSIIARHVEQGLVAKPSDDIDPDDDVDLDDLSFDDPDEDD from the coding sequence GTGGATTTCAAGGTCGGAGAAGTGGTGGTCTACCCGCACCACGGTGCTGCGCGGATCGCGGACATCGAGCAGCGGGAGATGGGCGGGGAGACCCTCGACTTCCTCGTGCTGAACATCCTGCAGTCCGACTTGTCCGTGCGTGTCCCGGTGAAGAACGCGGAGCTGGTCGGCGTGCGCGACGTGGTCAACGAGGATGGCCTGCGCAAAGTCTTCTCCGTGCTGCGCGAGACCGACGTTGAGGAAGCTGGCAACTGGTCCCGCCGCTACAAGGCGAACCAGGAGCGTCTGGCATCGGGCGACATCAACAAGGTCGCCGAGGTTGTGCGCGACCTGTGGCGCCGCGACCAGGGCCGTGGCCTGTCCGCCGGTGAGAAGCGCATGCTGGGTAAGGCCCGCCAGATCCTCGTCGGCGAGCTCGCGCTTGCGGAGCCGATCGATGAGGCGAAGGCCGACGACATGGAAAAGGAAATCCAGTCGATCATCGCCCGCCACGTCGAGCAGGGGCTTGTGGCTAAGCCGAGCGACGACATCGACCCGGACGATGATGTCGACCTCGACGACCTGAGCTTCGACGACCCGGATGAGGACGACTAA